From Pseudomonas sp. G2-4:
GCAAGGCAACCCTATGTTCATCGAAACCATCAACGCCATGGGCGGCAATGGCATCGCGATGGACACCGGCGAGATCTTCAGCGCCTTGCAGACCGGCGTGATCGACGGCGCAGAGAACAACCCACCTACCATGCTCGAACACAACCACTACCAGAACGCCAAGTTCTACAGCCTGACCGGCCACCTGATCCTGCCTGAACCGATCGTGATGTCGAAAATCACCTGGGAAAAACTCACGCCAGCGCAACAGGACATGGTGAAGAAAGCCGCCAAAGCGGCCCAGGCTGAAGAGCGCGAACTGTGGGACAAGAAGTCCACCGCCAGCGAGGAAAAACTCAAGGCCGCCGGCGTCGAGTTCATCACCGTCGACAAAAAGCCCTTCTATGACGCCACCGCGCCGATCCGGGCCAAGTACGGCGCGCCGTATGCCGACCTGATCAAGAAAATCGAAGCCGTTCAGTAAGCCCCCTCAATCTGTATCCATGAAAAAAGGCCCGGCGCGCCAGATGTCATGGGCGCGCCTGGTTACGGTGAAACCCGATGAAGAATTTGCTGCTGCGTATCAACGATAAAATCTACATGACGTGCATCTGGGTGGCCGGCCTTTCTGTCCTTGCCGTTGCGCTGATGATTCCTTGGGGCGTGTTCGCCCGCTACGTACTGGGTACCGGCTCGAGCTGGCCGGAACCCACCGCCATTTTGCTGATGATCGTGTTCACCTTCATTGGCGCCGCCGCCAGCTACCGCTCCGGCTCGCACATGGCGGTGGACATGGTCACCTCTCGCATGCCGCCACAGTTGAGAACCGCCGCTTCGATTTTTTCCCAGTTGTTGATGGCAGCGGTGTGCATTTTCATGACCGTGTGGGGCACAAAGCTGTGCATGACCACGTGGAATCAATTCATGAGCGCCATCCCTACCCTGCGCGTCGGCATCACGTACATGCCGATACCGATCGGTGGCTTCCTGACGTTGATTTTTGTGCTGGAAAAACTCTTGCTGGGTGATCAAAGCCAACGTCGAGTCGTGCAGTTCGATCTGGTTGAAGAAAACGAAGGTGCCGCTTAATGGACGCTCTGATTCTGCTGGGCAGTTTTTTGGTGTTGATCATGATCGGCATGCCGGTGGCCTACGCCCTGGGTGCCTCCGCACTGATCGGTGCATTCTGGATCGACATCCCGTTCCAGGCCATGATGATCCAGGTGACGGGCGGGGTGAACAAATTCTCGCTGCTGGCCATTCCCTTCTTCGTCCTGGCTGGCGCAATCATGGCCGAGGGCGGCATGTCCCGGCGACTGGTGGCATTCGCCAGTGTACTGGTAGGGTTCGTGCGCGGTGGCCTGTCTCTGGTCAACCTCGTGGCGTCGAGTTTCTTTGGTGCGATCTCTGGTTCCTCGGTTGCCGACACTGCCTCGGTCGGCTCAGTGCTGATCCCGGAAATGGAACGCCGTGGCTATCCGCGTGAGTACGCCACCGCCGTTACCGTCAGTGGTTCGGTACAAGCGCTGTTGACGCCACCAAGCCATAACGCGGTCCTGTACTCGCTCGCCGCGGGCGGCACCGTCTCGATCGGTTCATTATTCATGGCTGGCATCGTCCCGGGCATCATGATGAACCTCTGCCTGATGGCGCTGTGCCTGGTTTTTGCGAAAAAGCGCAACTACCCCAAAGGCGAAGTGATTCCACTCAAGGAAGCGTTGAAGATTT
This genomic window contains:
- a CDS encoding TRAP transporter large permease, translated to MDALILLGSFLVLIMIGMPVAYALGASALIGAFWIDIPFQAMMIQVTGGVNKFSLLAIPFFVLAGAIMAEGGMSRRLVAFASVLVGFVRGGLSLVNLVASSFFGAISGSSVADTASVGSVLIPEMERRGYPREYATAVTVSGSVQALLTPPSHNAVLYSLAAGGTVSIGSLFMAGIVPGIMMNLCLMALCLVFAKKRNYPKGEVIPLKEALKICKEAMWGMMTLFIILGGILSGVFTATESAAIAVVWAFFVTMCIYRDYKWSELPKLMHRTVRTISIVMILIGFAASFGYIMTLMEIPAKITTMFLTLSDNRYVILMCINVMLLLLGTVMDMAPLILILTPILMPVIVGIGVDPVQFGMIMLVNLGIGLITPPVGAVLFVGSAIGKVSIESTVKALLPFYAMLFVVLLLVTYIPAISLWLPNLVL
- a CDS encoding TRAP transporter small permease, producing MKNLLLRINDKIYMTCIWVAGLSVLAVALMIPWGVFARYVLGTGSSWPEPTAILLMIVFTFIGAAASYRSGSHMAVDMVTSRMPPQLRTAASIFSQLLMAAVCIFMTVWGTKLCMTTWNQFMSAIPTLRVGITYMPIPIGGFLTLIFVLEKLLLGDQSQRRVVQFDLVEENEGAA